The Penicillium digitatum chromosome 6, complete sequence genome has a window encoding:
- a CDS encoding Methyltransferase type 11, with protein MASNTEGPKDHWSVKAYSASASFVHSAKITGKLLTSLDPKPTDKVLDVGCGDGKFTSNFLPTIESVLGIDSSASMIEAANKDYASPKASFRVVDCRYLERDTSIVNGSWDKVISNAALHWILRDESTRMSTLRAIHGCLKPGGTYVFEMGGHGNIAEVHTALIYALVQRGITIEIARETSPWFFPSDTWMRNALEEVGFKVENVELEYRPTKLTTDAKGGLEGWCSIFAMCSGTWLLVVRMGASGWDMCA; from the exons ATGGCGTCCAATACTGAGGGACCTAAAGATCACTGGTCAGTCAAA GCGTATTCTGCCTCTGCATCTTTCGTGCACTCCGCAAAAATCACCGGCAAACTCCTCACCTCTCTAGACCCCAAGCCAACAGACAAGGTCCTTGATGTCGGTTGTGGAGATGGAAAATTCACATCGAACTTCCTTCCCACCATCGAGTCCGTTTTAGGCATTGACTCGTCTGCATCCATGATCGAGGCTGCCAACAAAGACTACGCAAGCCCCAAGGCAAGCTTCCGCGTTGTGGATTGCCGCTATCTGGAGAGAGACACCTCCATTGTGAATGGATCATGGGATAAAGT GATCTCCAACGCAGCCCTCCACTGGATTTTACGCGATGAGTCGACGCGCATGTCGACACTTCGCGCAATCCACGGCTGTCTGAAGCCGGGCGGCACATATGTGTTTGAGATGGGCGGACACGGGAATATTGCTGAGGTTCACACAGCCCTTATCTACGCACTGGTGCAACGGGGTATCACTATCGAAATAGCAAGAGAGACAAGCCCCTGGTTCTTCCCATCTGATACCTGGATGAGAAATGCCCTAGAAGAGGTCGGGTTTAAGGTTGAGAATGTCGAACTCGAGTACCGCCCAACGAAACTCACCACTGACGCCAAGGGTGGCCTGGAGGGATGG TGCAGCATATTTGCGATGTGCTCCGGGACGTGGTTACTCGTGGTGAGGATGGGAGCCAGTGGCTGGGATATGTGCGCCTGA
- a CDS encoding Glutathione-dependent formaldehyde-activating, GFA: MSYQGHCNCESILITLLQQPPSSVICHCDCCKRAGGGPFSVNYIVDEAELTIDDPHAILKLYDDKKSISGNVVKRYFCSSCGSPVFTKTPKAPGKVFLKAALFDSVAHPKTEVFTKKQYQWVTVENGERQTRQDAGATPFREDPVFTLHPLDNDEKRTP, encoded by the exons ATGTCTTATCAAGGCCATTGCAATTGCGAGAGTATTCTCATCACTCTTCTCCAGCAACCTCCAAGCTCAGTTATTTGCCATTG CGACTGTTGCAAGCGAGCAGGTGGTGGCC CATTCTCTGTAAACTACATTGTCGATGAGGCTGAATTGACCATCGACGATCCGCATGCAATATTGAAGCTCTACGATGACAAGAAATCGATCAGTGGAAACGTTGTGAAG CGTTATTTCTGCTCCAGCTGCGGCAG TCCAGTGTTCACCAAAACCCCTAAGGCTCCTGGAAAGGTCTTTTTGAAGGCTGCCTTATTCGACAGTGTCGCCCATCCTAAAACCGAGGTGTTTACCAAGAAGCAATACCAGTGGGTTACTGTTGAGAACGGAGAAAGGCAAAC CCGTCAAGATGCGGGGGCAACGCCGTTCCGTGAAGACCCTGTTTTCACCCTCCACCCCTTGGACAACGATGAAAAGCGCACGCCGTAG
- a CDS encoding Translation initiation factor IF-2: MTEAPVQPSGPKRPSSAILRNTRPRDNDNNLDPQEVLELQEIQTYEDNELNCSTPSASSGDDDRVVTRRSTSRTVASRAVAQQRRQARTGIWGTLARLWTNNVTLTVPHKSSRDYFALERTFLAYMRTSLVVAQQGVLIAQLFRLQAAEALADRLGFRQVGTPLSVACHCVAILVALVGAYRFWRQQNAISRGKIYAGGWELNSVGILLGCISLTVFIISIAIIIESGIDPPAFVRRI; the protein is encoded by the exons ATGACAGAAGCCCCTGTTCAACCATCTGGTCCTAAACGACCATCTAGCGCCATCTTGCGGAACACCCGACCGCGCGACAACGACAACAACTTAGATCCCCAAGAAGTGCTCGAGCTCCAAGAGATCCAAACATATGAGGACAACGAACTGAACTGCTCAACACCATCTGCTTCATCCGGTGACGACGATCGCGTTGTGACACGTCGCAGCACGTCACGCACTGTCGCATCACGTGCAGTGGCGCAGCAGCGCCGACAAGCTCGAACGGGGATTTGGGGCACGCTCGCTCGCCTTTGGACAAATAATGTTACCCTCACGGTGCCACACAAGAGTAGTCGGGACTACTTCG CTCTGGAGAGAACATTCCTCGCATATATGCGGACCTCTCTTGTCGTTGCCCAGCAAGGCGTACTGATTGCGCAGCTTTTCCGTCTGCAGGCGGCGGAGGCGTTGGCGGATCGTCTTGGGTTTCGACAGGTCGGTACGCCCCTCTCAGTCGCGTGTCACTGTGTGGCTATTCTAGTAGCTTTGGTTGGGGCGTATCGATTCTGGAGACAGCAGAATGCTATTTCTAGGGGTAAGATATATGCTGGAGGCTGGGAATTGAATTCAGTTGGTATATTACTGGGTTGT ATTTCTCTAACTGTGTTTATTATATCGATTGCTATCATCATAGAGAGTGGTATAGACCCGCCTGCCTTTGTTCGACGAATATGA
- a CDS encoding Palmitoyltransferase pfa4, producing the protein MLGEDFSITKLAVPGVSVLIAFLAYTSQYFFLHFESAPLTRDETWKINIFALCIWICYYRTCFVDPGRLPKAEERPKPKEQEGEALASRQRWCRRCEAYKPPRAHHCKTCKRCIPKMDHHCPWTSNCVSHFTLPHFIRFLFYATIGMSYLETLLWHRASFVWKNSHLPSYLGPTLGQLIHLFILLVVNSLTAFGLFVLLLRSLWSIGSNTTTIETWEIERHATLVRRARVLGGYLEGPGGIRVHIKKQEYPYDIGIWANIKQSMGGSANFLSWFWPLAATPDRRTGWEFETNDFEDPGVSWPPPDPDRIPIPASARPPGNISMPTYATIQDEIDAFNRRKEEDMKRFQKIPGLQRRKPFHDRYKKGENARGDSDESEPDYGDDLEGEEAWRNAEGERLRDFGVDEEVEFYDEEDIPLAVLIERRKQQQSANCSLSDENLRNH; encoded by the exons ATGTTGGGCGAGGACTTTTCAATAACTAAGCTCGCAGTCCCCGGCGTCAGTGTGCTGATTGCATTCCTCGCCTATACATCACAGTATTTCTTTCTGCACTTCGAGTCTGCGCCACTCACTAGGGACGAGACTTGGAAGATCAATATCTTTGCCCTATGCATCTGGATATGCTATTACCGAACCTGCTTTGTAGATCCCGGTCGACTTCCCAAGGCCGAAGAGCGACCGAAACCCAAAGAGCAAGAAGGTGAGGCACTCGCCAGTCGCCAGCGATGGTGCCGCAGATGCGAAGCTTACAAACCGCCTCGCGCTCACCACTGCAAAACCTGTAAAAG ATGCATTCCCAAAATGGATCATCATTGCCCCTGGACTTCGAACTGTGTCTCACATTTTACGCTCCCGCATTTCATACGCTTTCTATTTTATGCGACGATTGGGATGTCCTACCTGGAGACTCTTCTCTGGCATCGTGCCTCATTTGTATGGAAGAACAGCCATCTACCGAGC TATCTAGGCCCCACATTGGGGCAACTCATCCACTTGTTTATACTGCTCGTGGTTAATAGTCTCACAGCTTTCGGTCTCTTTGTCCTCCTGCTTAGGAGTCTTTGGTCGATTGGGTCCAACACAACCACCATTGAAACTTGGGAAATTGAGAGACATGCTACTCTTGTCCGTCGAGCCCGTGTGCTTGGGGGGTATCTTGAGGGTCCTGGAGGAATTCGAGTTCATATTAAAAAGCAGGAATACCCATACGACATTGGAATTTGGGCCAACATCAAGCAAAGTATGGGCGGGAGCGCGAAT TTTTTAAGCTGGTTCTGGCCACTGGCTGCAACACCCGATCGTCGAACTGGCTGGGAATTTGAGACCAATGACTTCGAGG ATCCCGGTGTTTCATGGCCACCTCCAGATCCAGACCGAATCCCGATACCAGCCAGTGCAAGGCCGCCAGGTAATATCAGCATGCCCACATACGCAACTATTCAAGACGAGATTGATGCCTTCAATCGTCGCAAAGAGGAAGACATGAAGAGATTTCAGAAAATACCGGGTCTACAACGTCGCAAACCATTTCACGATCGCTACAAAAAGGGCGAAAATGCTCGAGGTGATAGCGATGAGTCCGAACCCGACTACGGGGATGACTTAGAGGGCGAAGAAGCCTGGCGAAACGCCGAAGGAGAACGACTACGCGACTTTGGTGTGGATGAGGAAGTGGAATTCtatgacgaggaagacatTCCCCTTGCTGTTCTCATTGAGCGACGGAAGCAGCAGCAATCTGCTAACTGCTCCCTTTCCGACGAAAATCTTCGGAACCATTAG